From Prevotella melaninogenica, the proteins below share one genomic window:
- the rpsA gene encoding 30S ribosomal protein S1, whose product MTNFKDVQNVQPLADFNWDEFENGAHAEASKNDLTKAYDETLNKIQEHQVVEGTVISVDKKEVVVNIGYKSDGIIPASEFRYNPELKAGDKVEVYVENQEDKRGQLVLSHKKARLQKSWENINKALENDEVIQGYIKSRTKGGMIVDVFGIEAFLPGSQIDVHPIRDYDVFVGKTMEFKVVKINQEFRNVVVSHKALIEAELEAQRKEIISHLEKGQILEGTVKNITSYGVFVDLGGVDGLVHITDLSWGRVSDPHEVVALDQKINVVILDFDEEKKRIALGLKQLTQHPWDSLDPNLKVGDHVKGKVVVMADYGAFVEIQPGVEGLIHVSEMSWSQHLRSAQEFMKVGDEVEAVILTLDRDERKMSLGIKQLKEDPWEAIEVKYPVGSKHTAKVRNFTNFGIFVELEEGVDGLIHISDLSWTKKVKHPSEFTSQGSEIEVVVLEIDKENRRLSLGHKQLESNPWDEYEAIYTPGSIHEGKITESMDKGAVITLSEGGEGFATPKHLVKQDGTQAQLGEVLPFMVIEFVKDTKRIILSHSRTFEEVKEEPRRQRPASQSKPKNDAAAINNVAAGTSLGDLGVLADLKKKMEGGK is encoded by the coding sequence ATGACAAATTTCAAAGACGTCCAGAATGTACAGCCTTTAGCTGACTTCAACTGGGATGAGTTCGAGAACGGCGCACACGCTGAGGCAAGTAAGAACGATCTTACTAAGGCTTATGACGAAACTCTTAACAAGATCCAGGAGCACCAGGTAGTTGAAGGTACTGTTATTTCAGTTGACAAGAAGGAAGTAGTTGTTAACATCGGCTACAAGAGCGATGGTATCATCCCTGCTTCTGAATTCCGTTACAACCCAGAGCTCAAGGCTGGTGACAAGGTAGAGGTTTATGTTGAGAACCAGGAGGACAAGCGCGGTCAGCTCGTTCTTTCTCACAAGAAGGCTCGCCTCCAGAAGAGCTGGGAGAATATCAACAAGGCACTGGAGAACGACGAGGTTATCCAGGGTTACATCAAGAGCCGCACTAAGGGTGGTATGATTGTTGACGTATTCGGTATCGAGGCATTCCTTCCAGGCAGCCAGATTGACGTTCACCCTATACGCGACTACGACGTATTTGTTGGTAAGACAATGGAGTTCAAGGTTGTTAAGATTAACCAGGAGTTCCGTAACGTAGTCGTTTCACACAAGGCACTCATCGAGGCTGAGCTCGAGGCACAGCGTAAGGAGATTATCTCTCACCTTGAGAAGGGTCAGATCCTCGAGGGTACTGTTAAAAACATCACATCTTACGGTGTATTCGTTGACCTCGGTGGTGTTGACGGACTCGTACATATCACTGACCTCTCTTGGGGCCGCGTAAGCGATCCACATGAGGTTGTTGCTCTCGACCAGAAGATTAACGTTGTTATCCTCGACTTCGATGAGGAGAAGAAGCGTATCGCTCTCGGTCTCAAGCAGCTCACTCAGCACCCTTGGGATTCTTTGGATCCTAACCTCAAGGTTGGCGACCACGTTAAGGGTAAGGTAGTTGTTATGGCTGACTACGGTGCATTCGTAGAGATTCAGCCAGGCGTAGAAGGCTTGATCCACGTTTCAGAGATGAGCTGGAGCCAGCACTTGCGTTCTGCACAGGAGTTCATGAAGGTTGGTGACGAGGTTGAGGCAGTTATCCTCACACTCGACCGCGACGAGCGTAAGATGTCTCTCGGTATCAAGCAGCTCAAGGAAGACCCATGGGAGGCTATCGAGGTTAAGTATCCAGTAGGCTCTAAGCACACTGCAAAGGTTCGCAACTTCACTAACTTCGGTATCTTCGTAGAGCTTGAGGAAGGTGTTGACGGTCTTATCCACATCAGCGACCTCTCTTGGACTAAGAAGGTTAAGCACCCATCTGAGTTCACTTCACAGGGTTCTGAGATTGAGGTTGTTGTTCTCGAAATCGATAAGGAGAATCGTCGCTTGAGCCTCGGTCACAAGCAGCTCGAGTCTAATCCTTGGGATGAGTACGAGGCAATCTACACTCCAGGTTCAATCCACGAGGGTAAGATTACCGAGTCTATGGACAAGGGTGCTGTTATCACTCTCAGCGAGGGTGGTGAGGGCTTCGCTACTCCAAAGCACCTTGTTAAGCAGGACGGCACACAGGCACAGCTTGGTGAGGTTCTCCCATTCATGGTAATCGAGTTCGTTAAGGACACTAAGCGTATCATCCTTTCTCACTCTCGTACATTCGAGGAGGTTAAGGAAGAGCCACGTCGCCAGCGTCCAGCAAGCCAGAGCAAGCCAAAGAATGACGCAGCTGCTATCAACAACGTTGCTGCTGGTACATCTCTCGGTGACCTCGGTGTTCTCGCTGACTTGAAGAAGAAGATGGAGGGTGGCAAGTAA
- the tnpC gene encoding IS66 family transposase yields MRLLRATVNQQYAEIIKLNRNINALNLEIRKKDTELINLRERLAKYEKPDKNSNNSSTPPSKERIKDEVIRRTRSLRKPSGKKPGGQKGHDGHKLSCSSIPDEIIDEVPNYCTRCGESLSDTERVLDYVTQVISIPELKPVIKEIRHYVMVCKNCGERIRTAPRRRSNNVVYDSSVKTLVVYLSVVQFLPYGRIATFLREVFGLTPSEGSLVNWVNEAKRNAQPVIDKIKEYIKSSAVVGFDESGLYCKKRLDWAWIAQTVYYTLLFRADGRGSKVLVDKFGDSLERMTAVTDRHSAYFALHFLNHQVCLAHLLRKLQYLSELNTEQEWSGKVTNLFREAIHERNSNPNDVIDKVSWTRRLDNLLKQNIEEFGKKFITFKKALVKCRDYIFNFLENPMIPFDNNGSERGIRKLKIKLKNSCTFRSDFGADAFLELHSIVETAKKHDKTPYNAIQALFKV; encoded by the coding sequence ATGCGATTATTGCGTGCAACTGTCAATCAGCAGTATGCCGAGATTATTAAATTGAATCGTAACATAAATGCTCTGAACCTTGAAATTCGCAAGAAAGATACGGAACTTATAAACTTACGGGAACGCTTGGCTAAGTATGAAAAACCTGACAAAAACTCTAATAACAGCAGCACTCCGCCAAGCAAGGAGCGTATAAAGGATGAGGTTATCAGAAGAACAAGAAGCCTCCGTAAGCCAAGTGGTAAGAAGCCGGGAGGACAAAAGGGGCATGATGGGCATAAGTTGTCTTGCTCTTCCATACCTGACGAGATAATCGATGAGGTACCCAACTATTGCACTCGTTGCGGAGAATCTTTATCAGATACGGAACGTGTGCTTGATTATGTGACGCAGGTTATTTCCATTCCAGAGTTGAAGCCCGTAATCAAGGAAATCCGACACTATGTGATGGTATGCAAGAACTGTGGTGAACGTATTCGGACAGCACCGAGACGGCGGTCAAACAACGTGGTATATGATTCAAGCGTAAAGACCTTAGTGGTTTATCTGAGTGTCGTGCAATTTCTTCCTTATGGTCGCATAGCAACTTTTTTGCGTGAGGTATTTGGACTCACTCCAAGCGAAGGCTCGCTGGTGAACTGGGTAAATGAGGCAAAGAGAAATGCGCAACCTGTGATTGATAAAATTAAAGAATATATCAAGTCATCAGCAGTTGTTGGTTTCGATGAGAGCGGCTTGTACTGTAAGAAAAGACTCGACTGGGCATGGATTGCACAAACCGTTTATTACACACTGCTTTTCCGTGCTGATGGAAGAGGATCGAAGGTATTAGTAGACAAATTTGGCGATAGCTTGGAACGAATGACTGCCGTTACCGACCGCCATAGCGCATACTTTGCACTCCATTTCCTCAATCACCAGGTATGCCTTGCTCACTTACTCCGCAAACTGCAATATCTATCAGAGTTGAACACTGAGCAAGAGTGGTCTGGGAAAGTAACCAATCTGTTCCGTGAAGCCATTCACGAGCGGAATAGCAATCCGAACGACGTTATAGACAAGGTGTCATGGACCCGACGTTTAGACAATCTGCTCAAACAGAATATAGAGGAGTTTGGTAAAAAGTTTATTACGTTCAAAAAAGCCCTAGTCAAATGCAGAGATTACATTTTCAATTTCCTTGAAAATCCGATGATACCATTTGACAATAATGGAAGCGAACGTGGAATACGCAAGCTAAAAATCAAACTGAAGAACTCCTGTACATTTCGTTCAGACTTCGGAGCAGACGCTTTTCTTGAACTTCATTCGATTGTAGAAACAGCTAAGAAGCACGACAAAACTCCATATAATGCGATTCAAGCCTTATTTAAGGTTTGA
- a CDS encoding TIGR00341 family protein, with amino-acid sequence MQENNNQTLWQIIKSYFNVLPDKDGEKYVIKQITNGINFQGSNLWILIFAVFIASLGLNVNSTAVIIGAMLISPLMGPIIGMGLALGIADLDLFKQSIKNYLVSTFISVVTATIYFTLSPITNAQSELLARTSPTLYDVLIALFGGAAGFLATSTKGRNNVVPGVAIATALMPPLCTAGYGLAVQNTSYFFGAFYLYFINTVFIAFTTCLGVRFLHFHRKQFINLEKMRRVNFYIVSIIIITIIPASYMTWNIIKQSVFENNIENFVTKELNYSGTNILSHQYDLKTKTLHVVAVGNPISTDSIAKAQKTMTNYQLDGYVLKVIQGSNSDSLLLLQHKNKGQLMVGEKNTAEWQELAYNNDVLKKELTSYTRYPVLANDMREELKVVCPSAKSIMLSKASESFVDSASIKSHIVAIVKTNKTLAKDNRKQLYDWLKVKVKSDSLELIILP; translated from the coding sequence ATGCAGGAAAATAACAATCAAACTTTATGGCAGATAATTAAGAGTTATTTCAATGTCTTACCTGACAAAGACGGCGAAAAATATGTTATTAAACAAATAACTAATGGCATCAACTTTCAAGGTTCTAATCTCTGGATACTTATCTTTGCCGTATTTATTGCATCCTTAGGCTTAAATGTCAATTCAACAGCAGTAATTATTGGTGCTATGCTTATCTCTCCACTGATGGGACCAATCATCGGTATGGGATTAGCTCTTGGAATTGCTGACTTGGACTTGTTCAAACAGTCCATAAAAAACTATTTGGTAAGTACATTCATTAGCGTTGTTACTGCAACAATCTACTTTACACTTTCACCTATCACGAATGCTCAATCCGAACTCTTAGCACGCACATCGCCTACCCTTTATGACGTATTGATAGCTCTTTTTGGTGGTGCTGCTGGATTCTTAGCTACGTCAACAAAAGGAAGAAACAACGTGGTGCCGGGTGTTGCCATTGCCACAGCCTTAATGCCACCACTTTGTACAGCAGGTTATGGACTGGCCGTACAAAACACATCCTACTTCTTTGGGGCATTTTACCTTTATTTCATCAATACTGTTTTCATTGCTTTTACAACCTGTCTTGGTGTACGCTTTCTGCATTTTCATAGAAAGCAGTTTATCAATCTTGAAAAAATGAGACGAGTAAATTTTTACATCGTTAGCATTATTATTATCACAATTATCCCTGCAAGCTACATGACATGGAACATCATTAAGCAAAGTGTATTTGAAAATAACATAGAGAATTTCGTTACAAAGGAACTTAATTATAGCGGAACAAACATTCTCTCACACCAATACGACCTAAAAACCAAAACCCTCCATGTGGTAGCGGTGGGCAATCCGATATCAACTGATTCGATAGCTAAAGCACAAAAAACGATGACTAATTATCAGCTTGATGGCTACGTACTAAAGGTGATACAAGGATCTAACTCTGATAGCTTATTACTCCTACAGCACAAGAATAAAGGTCAGTTGATGGTAGGAGAAAAAAATACGGCTGAATGGCAAGAACTTGCATATAACAACGATGTGCTAAAGAAGGAACTAACTTCTTATACACGTTATCCAGTACTTGCTAACGACATGCGAGAAGAACTTAAAGTCGTATGCCCCTCAGCAAAGAGTATTATGCTTTCGAAAGCATCTGAGTCTTTCGTTGATTCTGCTTCAATTAAAAGTCACATCGTGGCTATAGTCAAAACAAACAAGACACTTGCCAAAGACAACAGAAAGCAGCTTTATGACTGGCTGAAAGTGAAAGTCAAATCTGATAGCCTTGAACTAATTATTTTACCATAA